Proteins from one Listeria innocua genomic window:
- a CDS encoding DUF5677 domain-containing protein: MYDFQFKTESFCRELFTVTCDLKKKNTEEDILFTSLLISIYNSIESTFILLENERYWDALILERSVFEGMLRLICLNNGTVEEQVEKFNEFFYLLPEFENLKRYNRARVVNNNNNNKFKQIVEIEKNLEDVIKKTSSIYTKKDRKRIEHKWSVSEMCNSTADLQIEKFDMLLYFYNLSSNFIHKDATSLGIQIEKTFENEKLYYAAFNATILLNMIHVLSISVIYFGKYFKSDLNNQVKTLMKEKTSLFSQLEELRSKWFDNEYK, encoded by the coding sequence ATGTATGATTTTCAATTCAAAACTGAAAGTTTTTGTAGAGAACTTTTCACAGTAACGTGTGACTTGAAAAAGAAGAATACTGAAGAGGATATTTTGTTTACAAGTTTATTAATAAGTATTTATAATTCTATCGAATCAACTTTTATACTTTTAGAAAATGAAAGATATTGGGATGCTCTTATTTTAGAACGTTCGGTTTTTGAAGGAATGCTCAGATTAATTTGCTTAAACAATGGAACGGTGGAGGAACAAGTAGAAAAGTTTAATGAATTTTTCTATTTACTACCAGAGTTTGAAAATTTAAAGAGGTATAACAGAGCAAGAGTAGTAAATAATAACAATAATAATAAATTCAAGCAAATTGTTGAAATTGAAAAAAATTTAGAAGATGTAATAAAAAAAACAAGTAGTATATATACTAAAAAAGATAGGAAAAGAATAGAGCACAAGTGGAGCGTATCGGAAATGTGTAATAGTACAGCTGATTTACAGATTGAAAAATTTGATATGTTGCTATATTTTTATAATTTATCTAGTAATTTTATACACAAAGATGCTACTTCTTTGGGCATACAAATTGAAAAAACTTTTGAGAATGAGAAGCTTTATTATGCTGCATTTAATGCAACGATTTTATTGAACATGATACATGTACTTTCAATATCAGTCATTTATTTTGGGAAATATTTTAAAAGTGATTTAAATAATCAAGTTAAGACTTTAATGAAAGAAAAAACTTCTTTATTTAGCCAGCTAGAAGAATTAAGAAGTAAATGGTTTGATAATGAGTATAAATAA
- a CDS encoding DUF1294 domain-containing protein — protein MILTIYLIAITLISFLLFAVDKRKAIKHAYRIPESVLLLSAFLGGAFGSWMSMQLFHHKTQKPKFRILVPLAMVWTVGVLVWWLY, from the coding sequence ATGATTTTAACGATATATTTAATCGCGATAACACTTATTTCTTTTCTATTATTCGCTGTTGATAAACGGAAAGCAATTAAACACGCATACCGTATACCTGAATCAGTACTACTTCTCTCCGCATTTCTTGGTGGTGCCTTTGGTAGTTGGATGTCGATGCAGTTGTTTCACCATAAAACGCAAAAGCCGAAGTTTCGGATTTTAGTGCCACTTGCGATGGTTTGGACTGTTGGGGTTTTGGTTTGGTGGTTGTATTAA
- a CDS encoding RidA family protein, which produces MAKEIIQTSSAPKALGPYSQAVKVNGLIFTSGQLGINPATGELAEGATKQAEQAFKNLAAVLEEAGSGLDKIIKATVFFKDLNDFTAVNEVYATFFSSDFPARSAFQVAKLPLDADIEIEVIAEA; this is translated from the coding sequence ATGGCAAAAGAAATTATTCAAACCTCGTCAGCCCCAAAAGCACTCGGACCATATTCACAAGCTGTAAAAGTGAATGGACTTATTTTCACATCAGGTCAACTTGGTATTAACCCAGCAACTGGAGAATTAGCAGAAGGCGCAACAAAACAAGCTGAGCAAGCTTTTAAAAATTTAGCAGCCGTACTAGAAGAAGCTGGTTCTGGACTAGACAAAATCATTAAAGCGACTGTTTTCTTCAAAGATTTAAATGATTTTACAGCTGTGAATGAAGTATACGCTACTTTCTTTTCCAGTGATTTCCCCGCAAGAAGTGCTTTCCAAGTAGCCAAGTTACCGCTTGACGCTGACATTGAAATCGAAGTTATCGCAGAAGCATAA
- a CDS encoding 5-methyltetrahydropteroyltriglutamate--homocysteine S-methyltransferase yields the protein MNQVAPFYADHVGSILRTKAIKEAREKFQSGEITTQELREIENEEIKYIVEKQKEVGLKAITDGEFRRAWWHFDFLENLDGVEGYDAAGGIQFSKVQTKSHSVKITGPIDFTTHPFIEDFIFLKEAVGENHVAKQTIPSPAMLHYRGDMEYQPYIDDADKFVADLAAAYQKAIQAFYDAGCRYLQLDDTSWSYLCSDEQREVVRERGFDPDTLQETYKTLINEAIKYKPADMVITMHICRGNFRSTWIAEGGYGPVAETLFGKLNIDGFFLEYDNERSGDFSPLKYVARPDLKIVLGLITSKTGDLEDETAIKARIKEASEIVPLNQLCLSPQCGFASTEEGNILSEEEQWNKLRYVVKIAEDVWGK from the coding sequence ATGAATCAAGTGGCACCATTTTATGCAGATCATGTTGGAAGTATTTTACGGACAAAGGCAATTAAAGAGGCACGCGAGAAATTCCAAAGTGGCGAAATTACAACTCAAGAATTACGTGAAATTGAAAATGAAGAAATCAAGTACATTGTTGAAAAACAAAAAGAAGTGGGTTTAAAAGCAATTACTGATGGCGAATTTCGCCGCGCTTGGTGGCATTTTGATTTCTTAGAGAATTTGGATGGGGTAGAAGGATACGATGCGGCGGGAGGCATTCAATTTAGCAAAGTCCAAACAAAATCTCATTCGGTGAAAATTACAGGTCCAATTGATTTCACGACGCATCCATTTATAGAAGATTTTATTTTCCTAAAAGAAGCCGTTGGTGAAAATCATGTAGCAAAACAAACGATTCCAAGTCCGGCGATGCTTCATTATCGTGGTGACATGGAGTATCAGCCATATATAGACGATGCTGATAAATTTGTGGCTGATTTAGCGGCTGCTTATCAAAAAGCGATTCAAGCCTTTTATGATGCTGGTTGTCGTTATTTACAATTAGATGATACATCGTGGAGCTATTTATGCTCTGATGAACAGCGTGAAGTCGTGCGTGAGCGAGGTTTTGACCCCGATACGCTGCAAGAAACATATAAAACGCTTATTAATGAAGCTATCAAGTATAAACCAGCAGATATGGTTATTACGATGCACATTTGTCGTGGGAATTTCCGCTCTACATGGATAGCAGAAGGCGGTTATGGACCAGTTGCAGAAACATTATTTGGCAAGCTAAATATCGATGGTTTCTTTTTAGAATATGATAATGAACGTTCTGGAGATTTTTCACCACTAAAATATGTAGCGCGCCCAGATTTGAAAATCGTTCTCGGCTTAATCACCTCTAAAACAGGGGATTTAGAAGATGAAACGGCAATCAAAGCACGAATTAAAGAAGCGAGTGAGATTGTGCCGCTAAACCAATTATGCCTTAGCCCACAGTGCGGATTCGCCTCTACAGAAGAAGGCAATATTTTAAGTGAAGAAGAGCAATGGAACAAATTACGTTACGTCGTCAAAATCGCAGAAGACGTTTGGGGGAAATAA
- the uvrC gene encoding excinuclease ABC subunit UvrC — protein sequence MDDKLQTKLTLLPESPGCYIYRDENNEILYIGKSKCLKNRVKSYFHSKQIGKTARLVRQIRDLELIITTSEKEALLLEMILIQKYQPPFNIQLKEGTSYPYIKITNEKNPHIEVVFEVKQDGAHYFGPYPGRFSARQTVELIEKLYPLCRCDGKPGRPCLYYHLGLCLGPCQAEIEPAVYKKQIQKISRFLEGDVKGVKGKLTKDMEAATEKLEFERAAELRDKIHAINETIEKQHIIFPGLKNRDIIGCYEQDNHLSVFVFFVRNGAINGSKWHVFPIENSLQEDLANFINQFYEDPNNIQPKELLIAEKIDKITLKEPLRKASSFPQKGGKKKQLNLAIENAKSTYAAYAKMKEYDFENQLKNS from the coding sequence TTGGATGACAAATTACAAACCAAATTAACCTTATTACCTGAATCACCAGGTTGCTATATTTATAGAGATGAAAATAACGAAATACTTTATATTGGCAAATCTAAATGTTTAAAAAACCGTGTAAAGTCTTATTTTCATAGTAAACAAATCGGTAAAACTGCAAGACTTGTAAGACAAATTCGTGATTTAGAACTAATTATCACTACCTCCGAAAAAGAGGCACTACTTCTCGAGATGATTTTAATTCAAAAATATCAACCTCCTTTCAATATCCAGTTAAAAGAAGGAACGAGTTATCCCTATATTAAAATCACGAATGAGAAAAATCCGCATATCGAAGTTGTATTTGAAGTGAAACAAGATGGCGCGCACTACTTCGGTCCATATCCTGGTCGGTTTTCAGCAAGGCAAACAGTAGAACTTATTGAAAAATTATATCCGCTTTGTAGATGTGACGGAAAGCCGGGACGTCCGTGTTTGTACTATCATTTAGGACTTTGCCTAGGACCTTGCCAAGCAGAAATTGAACCCGCTGTATATAAAAAACAAATTCAAAAAATTAGTCGTTTTCTTGAAGGCGATGTTAAAGGCGTGAAGGGGAAGCTCACTAAAGACATGGAAGCAGCCACCGAAAAACTGGAATTCGAAAGAGCTGCTGAACTACGCGATAAAATCCATGCTATTAATGAAACCATCGAAAAACAACATATTATTTTCCCCGGACTAAAAAATCGTGATATTATCGGCTGTTATGAACAAGATAATCATTTAAGTGTTTTCGTTTTCTTTGTCCGAAATGGCGCAATCAACGGTAGTAAATGGCATGTTTTCCCAATCGAAAATTCGCTCCAAGAAGACTTAGCCAATTTTATCAACCAATTTTACGAAGATCCAAATAATATCCAACCAAAAGAGTTGCTAATCGCAGAAAAAATCGATAAAATTACTTTGAAAGAGCCGCTCCGTAAGGCTTCTTCCTTCCCGCAAAAAGGTGGAAAGAAGAAACAGCTTAATTTAGCTATCGAAAACGCTAAGAGCACGTATGCCGCATATGCTAAGATGAAAGAATACGATTTTGAAAACCAATTGAAAAACAGTTAG
- a CDS encoding amino acid ABC transporter ATP-binding protein — protein sequence MTKLKVTGLKKSFGANEVLKGIDIEVKEGEVVCVIGPSGSGKSTFLRCMNNLEEITAGEVVVDDFNITDKKVDINKVRENIGMVFQHFNLFPHLSVLENITLAPVELKKMDKEAAKSNALRLLEQVGLKEKADEFPNQLSGGQKQRVAIARALAMDPDIMLFDEPTSALDPEMVGEVLGVMKELAKDGMTMMIVTHEMGFAREVGDRVIFMDGGYIVEEGKPADIFDNPTNERTISFLDKVL from the coding sequence ATGACTAAACTTAAAGTAACAGGTCTTAAAAAAAGTTTTGGCGCGAATGAAGTGCTAAAAGGCATTGATATAGAAGTAAAAGAAGGCGAAGTAGTTTGCGTAATTGGGCCATCTGGTTCTGGTAAAAGTACCTTTCTTCGTTGCATGAATAATTTAGAGGAAATAACAGCTGGTGAAGTTGTTGTAGACGATTTTAATATTACAGATAAAAAAGTAGATATTAATAAAGTTCGCGAAAACATCGGTATGGTTTTTCAACATTTTAATTTATTCCCGCATCTTTCTGTGTTAGAAAATATTACTTTAGCTCCTGTAGAACTGAAAAAAATGGATAAAGAAGCAGCGAAAAGTAACGCGCTTCGTTTACTTGAGCAAGTTGGGCTAAAAGAAAAAGCAGATGAGTTTCCAAATCAACTATCTGGCGGACAAAAACAACGGGTTGCGATTGCCAGAGCTCTTGCGATGGATCCAGATATTATGTTGTTTGACGAACCAACCTCCGCACTTGACCCTGAAATGGTCGGGGAAGTTCTTGGAGTAATGAAAGAGCTAGCTAAAGATGGAATGACAATGATGATTGTTACCCACGAAATGGGCTTTGCTCGCGAAGTTGGCGACCGTGTTATCTTTATGGATGGCGGTTATATCGTGGAAGAAGGAAAGCCAGCTGATATTTTTGACAACCCTACAAACGAAAGAACAATTAGTTTCTTAGACAAAGTTTTATAA
- a CDS encoding amidase family protein, whose translation MKRRIIIICATVITTFSVTGTYLYLTSQQTSAPERTSSISKKDLPTSKPKDSNQHDKDKKIGSNKENFKLETGFGNKTLEVGRLTGKVSQESVNQNKNFEIKLTNDKTAAAKKKGSSKLNNTTPNNTLPSKVKPGKVNPGKQEPTEETPIQDINFYDKERVMDPIDAQLESLDIAALEEKEHLVIGADIAKLQNLIATNQLSYKELAGIYLNRIKKHDQNGIMLNAITEVSPTIIAEAEQLDNQNEPNKPALYGMPVVLKDNIGTITLPTSAGTVALKDWVMEKDAAIVDKLKTNGALILGKTNMSEWAAAMDDGVPNGYSGKKGRSKNPYSSELDPLGSSSGSATAATCDFAAIAIGTETNGSIILPAGAQSVVGFKPSQGLVSNEGIIPLSSRFDTPGPLTRTVTDAYLTTNVLMDEASQTPLSKDALKNKRIGLLSDDESNEETAILKKIKKDLTTAGATVIEGITLEELEQVDTDYITLLNADFKRDLNQFLQINRSPMSTLESIIAFNKTNPTRNMKFGQSELVASQNSTMTKQEADNVANELIHITQNELDSVLQNERLDAIVSAGVGGSVKFLAPIAGNPELTIPAGYDTESNQPKSLTFVSKRNTDIALLNMGYAYEQISKNRKNPVLTNQ comes from the coding sequence ATGAAAAGACGAATTATCATCATATGTGCCACAGTTATTACAACGTTTAGTGTAACCGGTACCTATCTCTACCTAACAAGCCAACAAACTTCCGCTCCAGAAAGAACCTCTAGTATTTCCAAAAAAGACCTTCCAACGTCCAAACCCAAAGATTCCAATCAACATGATAAAGATAAAAAAATCGGTTCAAATAAAGAAAACTTCAAACTAGAAACTGGTTTTGGCAATAAAACATTAGAAGTTGGTAGATTAACTGGAAAAGTTTCACAGGAATCTGTTAATCAAAACAAAAATTTCGAAATTAAATTAACAAACGACAAAACAGCAGCAGCGAAAAAAAAGGGAAGTTCTAAGCTGAATAACACTACACCGAATAACACTTTGCCGAGTAAAGTAAAACCTGGGAAAGTAAATCCAGGTAAACAAGAACCGACCGAAGAGACGCCAATCCAAGATATAAATTTTTATGATAAAGAACGAGTAATGGATCCAATTGACGCACAACTAGAATCATTGGATATAGCGGCTCTTGAAGAAAAAGAGCATCTCGTAATTGGGGCTGACATAGCCAAACTTCAAAATTTAATTGCAACTAACCAACTAAGTTATAAAGAATTAGCAGGAATTTACCTCAACCGAATAAAAAAACACGATCAAAATGGGATTATGTTAAATGCAATCACAGAGGTTAGTCCTACTATTATTGCAGAAGCAGAACAACTTGATAATCAAAACGAGCCAAATAAACCAGCTTTATACGGCATGCCTGTCGTTTTAAAAGATAATATTGGTACTATTACCCTGCCAACAAGTGCCGGTACTGTAGCCCTTAAAGATTGGGTAATGGAGAAAGACGCGGCTATCGTAGACAAACTTAAAACAAACGGTGCTTTAATTTTAGGAAAAACTAATATGTCAGAATGGGCAGCTGCAATGGACGACGGAGTACCAAATGGCTACTCAGGAAAAAAAGGGCGTAGCAAAAATCCTTACTCTTCCGAACTAGATCCACTTGGTTCAAGCTCTGGATCTGCAACTGCTGCTACTTGTGATTTCGCTGCAATTGCGATTGGAACAGAAACAAATGGTTCTATCATTTTACCAGCAGGAGCTCAATCTGTTGTTGGCTTTAAACCCAGTCAAGGCCTTGTAAGCAATGAGGGAATTATCCCACTCTCAAGTAGATTTGATACGCCTGGTCCACTTACAAGAACAGTTACAGATGCTTATTTAACAACCAATGTTTTAATGGATGAAGCAAGTCAAACACCACTTTCCAAAGATGCGCTAAAAAATAAGCGGATTGGACTACTGTCTGATGATGAAAGCAATGAAGAAACAGCCATCCTAAAGAAAATTAAAAAAGATTTAACAACTGCTGGTGCAACCGTTATAGAGGGCATCACATTGGAAGAATTAGAACAAGTGGATACTGATTATATCACTTTATTAAATGCCGATTTCAAACGAGATCTTAATCAATTTTTACAAATTAATCGTTCTCCTATGTCGACATTAGAATCGATTATCGCTTTTAATAAAACTAATCCTACTAGAAACATGAAGTTCGGCCAAAGTGAACTTGTAGCGTCGCAGAATAGTACAATGACGAAACAAGAAGCGGATAACGTAGCTAATGAACTTATTCATATTACACAAAACGAACTGGATTCTGTGTTACAAAATGAAAGATTAGACGCTATCGTATCAGCAGGTGTCGGCGGATCTGTGAAGTTCCTAGCTCCAATCGCTGGAAATCCGGAACTCACTATCCCAGCTGGCTATGATACTGAATCAAATCAACCTAAGAGCTTAACTTTTGTCTCTAAACGTAATACGGACATAGCTTTACTAAATATGGGATATGCTTACGAACAGATTTCAAAGAATCGAAAAAATCCCGTTTTAACAAACCAATAA
- a CDS encoding Lmo0850 family protein — translation MDNNQKDLNQVIRQLKEKGIVVEKTKSRKDIWKSVSGKAMPNMTLRLQ, via the coding sequence TTGGATAATAATCAAAAAGATTTGAATCAAGTAATCCGTCAGCTCAAAGAAAAAGGTATTGTGGTTGAAAAAACCAAATCCCGAAAAGATATATGGAAATCGGTAAGCGGGAAAGCGATGCCGAATATGACACTTCGATTGCAATAA
- a CDS encoding TetR/AcrR family transcriptional regulator → MTKKLIKEVALTLFAEKGYDGTALSEIAKAVGIKTPSLYAHFPSKEALFMEVYQDSIHTELSELSKVADEETLVGEEKLRTIFFVATDFSRSPDEKKFFQRAVFYPPKSLFEELKEETRTYEQLTNDILRKTLEPALPEDALTRWMHVFYALLDGLSVEHGIYDETEFELRRKSAWEVLASLLG, encoded by the coding sequence ATGACGAAAAAACTTATTAAAGAAGTAGCATTAACCCTTTTTGCAGAAAAAGGATATGATGGGACGGCCCTTTCTGAAATTGCAAAAGCTGTAGGGATTAAAACGCCATCGTTGTATGCCCACTTTCCATCTAAAGAAGCGCTTTTTATGGAAGTGTATCAAGATAGCATCCACACAGAACTAAGCGAATTAAGTAAAGTAGCTGATGAAGAGACGCTAGTAGGAGAAGAAAAACTGCGGACAATCTTTTTTGTTGCGACTGATTTTTCAAGAAGTCCTGATGAGAAAAAGTTTTTCCAACGAGCAGTATTTTATCCACCAAAGTCTCTTTTTGAAGAGTTAAAAGAAGAGACGAGAACTTATGAGCAGTTAACGAATGATATTTTACGAAAAACGCTTGAGCCGGCGCTCCCTGAAGATGCTTTAACAAGATGGATGCATGTGTTCTATGCGTTACTCGATGGGCTTAGCGTCGAGCACGGGATCTATGATGAAACGGAATTTGAGTTGCGTAGGAAATCCGCTTGGGAAGTTCTCGCAAGTTTACTCGGATAA
- the sugE1 gene encoding quaternary ammonium compound efflux SMR transporter SugE1: MAWFYLIMAGLSEIVWAFGLKESHGFTMLGWSLLTIAFLIVSFGLFSISMKSIPIGTAYAVFTGIGAAGTAIIGMIFLSEGVSFWKIVSLIVLLTGIIGLKLVDGNESEKEAK, from the coding sequence ATGGCTTGGTTTTATTTAATAATGGCAGGATTATCAGAAATTGTTTGGGCTTTTGGGCTGAAAGAATCGCACGGCTTTACGATGTTAGGGTGGAGCCTTTTAACGATAGCATTTCTAATTGTTAGTTTCGGTTTGTTTTCGATTTCCATGAAGTCGATTCCAATTGGGACGGCGTATGCAGTGTTTACCGGAATTGGGGCTGCTGGTACGGCGATTATTGGAATGATTTTTCTTTCAGAAGGCGTTTCTTTTTGGAAAATTGTTTCCCTAATCGTACTTTTAACAGGAATTATTGGTCTTAAGTTAGTGGATGGCAATGAGTCTGAGAAGGAGGCTAAATAA
- the sugE2 gene encoding quaternary ammonium compound efflux SMR transporter SugE2: MDWIFLLVAGLCEMVFVVMLKLSDGFKRLGFAILTVIFMSASFFLLSLALKTIPIGTGYAIWTGIGAVGSVTLGMIVFKERKSVGKLLFITMIIAGVVGLKLTSGV; encoded by the coding sequence ATGGATTGGATATTTTTACTCGTAGCAGGTTTGTGTGAAATGGTCTTTGTTGTCATGCTGAAATTATCAGACGGATTTAAACGTCTCGGATTTGCGATACTCACCGTTATCTTTATGTCAGCGAGCTTCTTCTTATTATCTCTCGCACTTAAAACAATTCCGATTGGTACGGGTTATGCGATTTGGACCGGAATTGGGGCTGTTGGTAGTGTCACACTCGGAATGATTGTCTTTAAAGAGCGTAAGAGTGTTGGGAAACTGCTCTTCATTACGATGATTATTGCTGGCGTTGTCGGTCTAAAATTAACATCTGGTGTTTAA
- a CDS encoding D-alanine--D-alanine ligase, giving the protein MKTKLILLYGGKSAEHEVSLQTAFSVINALDLEKFEAEPIYITNEGEWVQGPLLSGKLDFVEQLRFSATDRVKLATAESEKSEGEAISPAVLEADGQETVVFPLLHGPNGEDGTVQGLFEVLNIPYVGNGVLASSAAMDKIVMKKIFADAGIPQVPAVAVRLIDWKNYQEEMVTEMEEVLTYPVFVKPANLGSSVGISKATNKTELIEAMTEAFLYDRRVVVEQGVVAREIEMGVLGNDTPVCSVPGEILPEGAVAKFYDYKAKYQDNNTALIIPTEVEPEILEQMKEYAVQAFLGLDASGLVRADFFLTEDNQLFLNEVNTMPGFTPYSMYPLLWQETGLPYGALIERLVDLAKERHAAKNALKYKLED; this is encoded by the coding sequence ATGAAAACCAAGTTAATTTTATTATACGGTGGAAAATCTGCTGAACACGAGGTTTCTTTACAAACAGCATTTTCAGTAATCAATGCTTTAGATTTAGAAAAATTTGAAGCTGAACCAATATATATTACAAATGAAGGTGAGTGGGTTCAAGGACCGCTACTTTCTGGAAAATTAGATTTTGTCGAGCAATTACGTTTCTCGGCTACAGATAGAGTGAAACTTGCTACAGCTGAATCAGAAAAATCAGAAGGGGAAGCAATTAGCCCAGCTGTTTTAGAAGCTGACGGACAAGAAACAGTTGTATTCCCACTTTTACATGGTCCAAACGGAGAAGATGGAACTGTTCAAGGCTTATTCGAAGTTTTAAATATTCCTTACGTTGGCAATGGTGTCCTAGCTTCATCAGCAGCAATGGATAAAATCGTGATGAAGAAAATTTTTGCAGATGCTGGTATTCCACAAGTTCCAGCAGTTGCGGTGCGTTTAATTGATTGGAAAAACTATCAAGAGGAAATGGTTACTGAAATGGAAGAAGTGCTTACATATCCAGTCTTCGTAAAACCAGCGAATCTTGGTTCAAGTGTTGGTATTAGTAAAGCAACGAATAAAACAGAATTAATTGAAGCGATGACAGAAGCATTTTTATACGACCGTCGTGTTGTTGTTGAACAAGGTGTGGTTGCTCGTGAGATCGAAATGGGCGTGCTTGGAAATGATACGCCAGTTTGCTCAGTTCCAGGAGAAATCTTGCCAGAAGGTGCAGTTGCTAAGTTTTATGATTACAAAGCAAAATATCAAGACAACAACACTGCATTAATTATTCCAACAGAAGTAGAACCGGAAATTTTAGAACAAATGAAAGAATATGCAGTTCAAGCTTTCTTAGGTCTTGATGCAAGCGGGCTCGTGCGTGCTGACTTTTTCTTAACGGAAGATAATCAGTTGTTCTTAAATGAAGTAAATACAATGCCTGGTTTCACACCATATAGCATGTATCCACTACTTTGGCAGGAAACTGGCTTACCATACGGAGCGCTAATTGAACGATTAGTTGATTTGGCAAAAGAACGCCACGCAGCTAAAAATGCACTTAAATATAAATTAGAAGACTAA
- a CDS encoding UDP-N-acetylmuramoyl-tripeptide--D-alanyl-D-alanine ligase, producing MKKTVGEVVAMLDSSIHVDTFRDVVITGICFDTRQIKSGDLFVPFVGNLRDGHEFVSQAREMGAVATFWQKDVPNPPTDFPVILVENTLLALQELAAKYIQQVKPKVIAITGSNGKTTTKDIMAAIVETTYKVHYTGGNFNNHIGLPYTILTMPEDTEVAVLEMGMNHRHEIEVLSKIAKPDIAIITNIGEAHIEYLGSREEIAKAKLEITAGLNPSGILIYPHEENLLLGNVDGDFRQLTFGKSDAAEIYPLEIRAEAEGTSFITNWEPDLEIFVPIIGEHNVFNTMAAMLAAREIGIEGEKIQSALKNMERSKSRLEWITTKSGARILNDAYNSSPTALKTVLKTFMHMDSKGKPKYLVLADMLELGDLSTKLHQESAEVLENDTIEKIFLYGEAMKAFKSVAEAKIGQGKVQHFDTKESLETALLSEINGNEWILVKGSYGMGLKDVVENLIIK from the coding sequence TTGAAAAAAACAGTAGGCGAAGTAGTAGCAATGTTAGATAGTTCCATCCATGTAGATACATTTCGCGATGTCGTCATTACTGGCATTTGTTTTGACACAAGGCAAATAAAGTCAGGAGATTTATTTGTTCCGTTTGTAGGGAATTTACGCGATGGACACGAATTCGTAAGTCAAGCACGAGAAATGGGAGCAGTGGCGACTTTTTGGCAAAAAGATGTACCCAATCCACCAACTGATTTCCCGGTTATTTTAGTGGAAAATACTTTGCTAGCACTTCAAGAGCTGGCAGCGAAATATATTCAGCAAGTAAAACCTAAAGTAATTGCAATCACTGGCAGCAATGGGAAAACGACCACAAAAGATATTATGGCAGCAATTGTTGAAACGACTTATAAAGTGCACTATACGGGCGGGAATTTTAATAATCATATTGGTTTACCTTATACTATTTTAACGATGCCGGAAGATACAGAAGTGGCTGTACTTGAAATGGGGATGAATCATCGTCATGAAATCGAAGTGCTGTCAAAAATTGCAAAACCTGATATTGCGATTATTACTAATATCGGCGAGGCTCATATTGAATACCTTGGTTCGCGTGAAGAAATTGCCAAAGCAAAACTCGAAATTACAGCAGGCCTAAATCCAAGCGGTATTTTAATTTATCCACATGAAGAAAACCTTCTTTTAGGAAACGTAGATGGCGATTTTAGACAACTAACTTTTGGTAAATCAGATGCAGCGGAAATTTATCCGTTAGAAATTCGCGCTGAAGCAGAAGGGACCTCTTTTATAACAAACTGGGAGCCAGATTTAGAAATTTTTGTTCCGATTATTGGCGAGCATAATGTTTTCAATACAATGGCGGCGATGCTTGCGGCAAGAGAAATTGGTATTGAAGGCGAAAAAATACAATCAGCACTTAAAAATATGGAACGTTCTAAAAGTCGTTTAGAATGGATAACGACCAAAAGCGGCGCACGTATTTTAAATGATGCTTACAATTCCAGCCCAACAGCGTTAAAAACAGTTTTAAAAACTTTTATGCATATGGACTCAAAAGGTAAACCAAAATATTTAGTACTTGCAGATATGCTTGAATTAGGCGATTTGTCGACAAAACTACATCAAGAATCTGCTGAAGTACTAGAAAATGATACGATTGAGAAGATTTTCTTATACGGTGAAGCGATGAAAGCTTTCAAATCAGTGGCTGAGGCAAAAATTGGTCAGGGAAAAGTTCAACATTTTGACACAAAGGAATCGCTTGAGACGGCGCTTCTTTCAGAAATAAATGGAAATGAATGGATACTGGTCAAAGGTTCTTACGGAATGGGCTTGAAAGATGTGGTAGAAAATCTTATTATTAAGTAA